The Candidatus Deferrimicrobiaceae bacterium genomic sequence ACCATGGAACAAGAAGAGAAAGGGACTACCTCCCCGGGCACGGTCGAGGCGGACTCGACGGAAAGCACGCAGGACTGCGGGCCGGGTTGCTGCTGCGGGGCACCGGGTGGGAAAGGCCACAGGACCCTCAAGATCGCCGTCTGCATCGCGGTGATCGCGGCGGTCGCCGCAATCCTGTTCTACAAGACGACCAGCGCCCGTCCCAAGGCGGGAAGCGGCCTGTGCTGCCCCGCGTCCGGCGGCAACTGCGAAACGAGCAACCCCGCCCCCCGCAAGTGAGGGGATGACCGTGGTCGGTCATTTCGTTTCCCTGCTGCAGGGTTCGGCCGGCCGGCCGGTCGGGTTTTTCTTCGCCCTGGTCCTGGGCACGGTGAGCGCCGCCGCCAGCGCCTGCTGCACGCTGCCTGCGATGGGCATCCTCATCGGCTACTCCGGGGCGCGGCAAGAGAAGGACCGCCGGACTGCGGCCATCTCCGCCCTCTCCTTCATGGCGGGAACCATCCTGTCGCTGATGATCATCGGCGCCCTGGCCGGCCTGTTCGGACAGGTCGCGCAAAACTCCCTCGGGGGCTACTGGAAGCCGTTCGCCGGCATCGTTGCCATCGTCTTCGGTCTCGCGACGCTGAAGCTGCTCCCCTTCGACCTCTCGCCGGCATTCCTCGGAAATTCAGCGAAGGGGTCCGGAAAGCTGGGAACGGCGACGGGGGGGCTGCTATTGGGAGGAGGGCTGGCTGCCTGCTCCCTGCCCTGCAACCCCGGCATCTTCATCGTGATCGGGGCGGCGGTCCTGCAGGGGCAGGTTCTGTGGGGCGCGCTGATGCTCGCCATGTTCGCGGTCGGATTCAGTCTCCCGATGGGTGCAGTATTGCTCGGTGTCTCCCTCGGCAAGACGGCGCTGCCGGACCGGAACGCGGAAACGGCAATCCGCCGGATTTCCGGGGGCATCCTCCTGGCGGCGGGATTCTATCTGCTGGCATCTTCCTGAACAAATTCGAACCGGATTCAGAACAGCTCGAACGTGTAGCGCAACGTGAAAAAGACGCCCGCGGCGATGAAGACGGCGCCGGTAACCTTGCGCGCCACGCCTTCGGCCCTCCCGACCTTGTCGAAGAGCGACCCGACCGACTTCGCGCCCATCGCGATGAGCAACGCGAACAGCGCCGCCGGGGCGCCTGTGCCCACGCCATAAAGCAGCGGGAAGAGCACCGGTGCGTTGTGCGTGACTGCCAGCGGAACCAGGCTGCCCAGGAACAGGGCACCCGAGATCGGGCAGAAGGAGAGCGCGAACAGCGCCCCCAGCAGGAACGCACCCGGCACGCCCCCCTGCGCCGCCCATTCCTTGAGGCGCGCGCCCCGCGCGCTGCCCGAGCCGGCCTCGAACGCCAGCAGCCCGAGCAGCAGCATCCCGACGAGGATGAGAATCGGTCCCAGGATCGCGTTCATCCAGCGTTGCAGGAACGTGGAAAGCGACGGGGCCGAAAGCAGTCCTCCGGCGAGAAGCACGCCGAGCGCGACGTAGGTCGCCACCCGACCGGCGACGTAGGCGAGCCCCGCGAGCGTGACCCGCAACGGGTGGGAATATTGACGCCCGATGAAGGAGACGGCGGCGATATTGGTGGTCAGCGGACAGGGGCTGATGGCGGTCAGGACCCCCAGCCACAACGCCGTTCCCGCGCCAAGGGCATAGCCGTCCATCATTTTCCTGCGCCGGCGAGGAAGCCGGAAACGTTTTCGCGGATGTATTTCGAGAACGCCGGCGCGTCGTCGAGCAAGGTCCAGACCTGATCGAGATTCTTCCAGCGGCCGCCCGCGCCGGCGCGGCCGTCGACCAAGACGACCGCGGAGCCGGTCAGGGCGTAGTCCTTGACGTAGTGCGCATTGCCCGGCTGGTCGACGTCGATCACGACCTGGGCAATCCGCCCCGCCGAAAGATCGGCGGCGAATGCTTCCTCGATGGTCTTATTCGAAAGCGCCTCGATCCTGTTGCAGGAGACGCAGCGGACGCGGCCGTGGAAATAATAGACGACGACCCGGTTCGCGATCGTCGCGCCGGCAGCCGCCTTGTTTCCGGCGGAAACGGGCGCATCGGGCGGGGCGGCCTTGCGGGACGCCCGGACGCCGACCCATGCGATTCCTGCGGCGACGAAGAGAAGCAGCAGCACGGTCAGGGCTTTCCTCGGGTTCATGGCGTCAGCCCGCCAGGATGGCGGCCAGCTCTGCCGCATCCGGAATGCGCCCGGACACCTTGATCACGCCGTCGACGGACAGCGCGGGCGTCAGCATCACGCCGGCCTTGACGATTTCTGCGATGTCGGTGACCTTGTCGAGCGTATAGGGGATGCTTCCCTGCTTCGCGGCGGACTCTGCCGCTTCCGCGAGTTTCTTGCACTTTGGGCATCCGGTTCCGTAGACGAGCAGTTTCTTCATTTCCGCTTCTCCTTGATGCCCATCCGGGCGAGCTGGTCGCGTATTTCCTTGTAGGGCAGCGGGCCGACCTTGCGGAATGCCTCCTTGCCCGTCGCGTCGAAGAATACCAGCAGCGGGATCATCTCGACCTGGTACCGTTCGACCAGCGCGCCCTCGAGATTCACGTGGACCCACCGGACGGCAACCCGGTCGCCGTAGGCCGCCTCGACCTCCTTCAGCGTTGCCGTCTGTTGCTTGCACTGCCTGCAGAAGCCCAGGCCGAAGTCGGCGACGACCGGCTTGTGATCTTCGCGGGCGATGGCCGCGGGGTCCCTTCTTTCGGTCTCGGCCGAAAAGGATCCGGTGACCGAAGCCGCGACAAGGATGAAGGGCAAAAGAAGCAGGAACGCCCAGCGTCGTAAAAAGACCAAATGATATCCCCCCGTGACCTCAGGCTACGGCCATGGTCCTTCATAGCCGGGCCGATGTCAATTCGTCATTTGGCGATACGACGTGAGCAGCGCTTGTCGCCCATGGCCGTCCGGGTTATCGTAATGGAAGAGACGGATTCCGCGAGGAGTGGACCATGAGCTTGCGCGCATATGAAACGGCCATGAAGGCCGCCGCCGACCCGACCCGCGTCCGCATCCTGAAGATGCTCGAGGACGGGGAGATGTGCGTCTGCCAGATCAT encodes the following:
- a CDS encoding cytochrome c biogenesis protein CcdA; the encoded protein is MVGHFVSLLQGSAGRPVGFFFALVLGTVSAAASACCTLPAMGILIGYSGARQEKDRRTAAISALSFMAGTILSLMIIGALAGLFGQVAQNSLGGYWKPFAGIVAIVFGLATLKLLPFDLSPAFLGNSAKGSGKLGTATGGLLLGGGLAACSLPCNPGIFIVIGAAVLQGQVLWGALMLAMFAVGFSLPMGAVLLGVSLGKTALPDRNAETAIRRISGGILLAAGFYLLASS
- a CDS encoding aromatic aminobenezylarsenical efflux permease ArsG family transporter; this encodes MDGYALGAGTALWLGVLTAISPCPLTTNIAAVSFIGRQYSHPLRVTLAGLAYVAGRVATYVALGVLLAGGLLSAPSLSTFLQRWMNAILGPILILVGMLLLGLLAFEAGSGSARGARLKEWAAQGGVPGAFLLGALFALSFCPISGALFLGSLVPLAVTHNAPVLFPLLYGVGTGAPAALFALLIAMGAKSVGSLFDKVGRAEGVARKVTGAVFIAAGVFFTLRYTFELF
- a CDS encoding nitrophenyl compound nitroreductase subunit ArsF family protein; the encoded protein is MNPRKALTVLLLLFVAAGIAWVGVRASRKAAPPDAPVSAGNKAAAGATIANRVVVYYFHGRVRCVSCNRIEALSNKTIEEAFAADLSAGRIAQVVIDVDQPGNAHYVKDYALTGSAVVLVDGRAGAGGRWKNLDQVWTLLDDAPAFSKYIRENVSGFLAGAGK
- a CDS encoding thioredoxin family protein; translated protein: MKKLLVYGTGCPKCKKLAEAAESAAKQGSIPYTLDKVTDIAEIVKAGVMLTPALSVDGVIKVSGRIPDAAELAAILAG
- a CDS encoding thioredoxin family protein, whose protein sequence is MVFLRRWAFLLLLPFILVAASVTGSFSAETERRDPAAIAREDHKPVVADFGLGFCRQCKQQTATLKEVEAAYGDRVAVRWVHVNLEGALVERYQVEMIPLLVFFDATGKEAFRKVGPLPYKEIRDQLARMGIKEKRK